The following proteins come from a genomic window of Microbacterium sp. SY138:
- a CDS encoding polyprenyl synthetase family protein: protein MSVTTTEESLATRIEEALRHRFSERSAAAERYGNEFVGLWRAAEEHALGGKLIRPRLLLDLTHALAPAPLTADETRTAIDVAAHVELLHFAFLLHDDVIDGDLMRRRRPNLIGALVAEHAARPTEAALHWARSSAILLGDLLLSSAVLGFARADVMPEARDRLLGLLEQTIFETVAGEHADVALSDGIIAPDLRTILSTSAYKTSTYSFVLPLRAAAVLAASSAATEEYLAMIGLHLGLAYQLQDDLLSVFGDPEEHGKDPFSDLREGKETAIIAYARMTSQWDDIELHFGRPDLSPTDGAAARDRLRECGSETFVRGLVQEHLDATDAALLEAEADGLPPAAGQVLRTLASRVGSRSR, encoded by the coding sequence ATGAGCGTGACGACGACCGAGGAATCGCTCGCGACGCGGATCGAGGAGGCGCTGCGTCATCGATTCTCCGAGAGGAGCGCCGCCGCAGAGCGGTACGGGAACGAGTTCGTGGGGCTGTGGCGGGCCGCGGAGGAGCACGCCCTCGGCGGAAAGCTCATCCGCCCCCGGCTCCTCCTGGATCTGACGCACGCGTTGGCCCCCGCTCCCCTGACCGCCGATGAGACGCGCACGGCCATCGATGTCGCGGCCCATGTCGAGCTTCTCCACTTCGCCTTCCTGCTGCACGACGATGTCATCGACGGCGATCTGATGCGACGACGGCGTCCCAATCTGATCGGTGCGCTCGTCGCCGAGCACGCGGCGCGACCGACCGAAGCCGCCCTGCACTGGGCCCGATCGAGCGCGATCCTGCTCGGAGACCTGCTCCTGTCTTCGGCGGTGCTGGGCTTCGCCCGAGCGGACGTGATGCCCGAAGCCCGCGATCGTCTGCTCGGCCTGCTCGAACAGACCATCTTCGAGACGGTGGCCGGCGAGCACGCCGACGTCGCCCTCAGCGACGGCATCATCGCCCCCGATCTGCGCACGATCCTCTCCACGAGCGCATACAAGACGTCGACATACTCCTTCGTGCTCCCGCTGCGCGCTGCGGCGGTGCTCGCCGCCTCGTCGGCTGCGACCGAGGAGTATCTCGCCATGATCGGGTTGCACCTCGGCCTCGCCTATCAGCTGCAGGATGACCTGCTCTCCGTGTTCGGAGACCCGGAAGAGCACGGCAAGGACCCGTTCTCGGATCTACGCGAAGGCAAGGAGACCGCGATCATCGCCTACGCCCGCATGACGAGCCAGTGGGACGACATCGAACTGCACTTCGGAAGACCGGATCTCAGCCCGACCGACGGTGCCGCTGCCCGTGATCGACTGCGCGAATGCGGCTCGGAGACCTTCGTCCGAGGCTTGGTGCAGGAGCACCTCGATGCCACGGACGCCGCACTCCTCGAAGCGGAAGCCGATGGTCTGCCCCCGGCGGCCGGACAGGTACTGCGCACCCTCGCCTCCCGAGTCGGAAGTCGCAGTCGATGA
- a CDS encoding squalene/phytoene synthase family protein, with protein MNADAADRRDSTALRRFNRTAEIATTDVIRSYSTSFGLATRLLGRRHRQHVRNIYAMVRIADEIVDGVAAEAGLDVTAQSAALDSYIAETHRSMRSGYSSDLILHAFARTARECGIGEDLTQPFFDSMRADIDEDAGFAAYDVEAHAAYVYGSAEVVGLMCLRVFLRDTERAPEDLATLRHGARQLGAAFQNVNFLRDLADDTDRLHRGYLGGAARLTDADRDAWVQTVFRQLADARDAIPLLPKDARAAVRSALALFAALTRRVAQTPADVLYRRRVRVPDPIKAALAARSVFVTAMERDR; from the coding sequence ATGAACGCGGACGCGGCTGATCGTCGGGACAGCACCGCCCTCCGGCGCTTCAACCGCACGGCGGAGATCGCGACGACCGATGTCATCCGCAGCTATTCGACGTCGTTCGGACTCGCGACCCGTCTTCTCGGACGCCGTCATCGCCAGCACGTCCGCAACATCTACGCGATGGTGCGCATCGCCGATGAGATCGTCGACGGCGTCGCCGCCGAAGCTGGTCTGGACGTGACCGCGCAATCCGCCGCGCTCGACTCCTACATCGCGGAGACGCATCGTTCGATGCGCAGCGGCTACAGCAGCGATCTCATCCTGCATGCGTTCGCGCGGACCGCGCGCGAGTGCGGGATCGGCGAGGACCTGACGCAGCCGTTCTTCGACTCGATGCGCGCAGACATCGACGAAGACGCCGGCTTCGCCGCCTATGACGTCGAAGCCCACGCGGCGTACGTCTACGGCTCCGCCGAAGTCGTCGGTCTCATGTGCCTGCGGGTGTTCCTCCGGGATACCGAACGTGCGCCCGAAGACCTCGCGACGCTGCGGCACGGCGCCCGTCAGCTCGGTGCGGCCTTCCAGAACGTGAACTTCCTGCGCGACCTCGCCGATGACACCGACCGCCTGCACCGCGGCTACCTCGGCGGCGCTGCGCGTCTGACCGATGCTGACCGGGACGCATGGGTGCAGACCGTGTTCCGGCAACTGGCCGACGCGCGTGACGCTATCCCCCTGCTGCCGAAGGACGCCCGCGCGGCGGTGCGCAGCGCCCTGGCTCTGTTCGCCGCTCTGACCCGCCGTGTGGCGCAGACCCCCGCCGACGTCCTCTACCGACGCCGGGTACGCGTTCCGGATCCGATCAAAGCCGCTCTCGCCGCGCGGTCCGTGTTCGTCACAGCGATGGAGCGGGACCGATGA
- a CDS encoding lycopene cyclase domain-containing protein, with translation MGVVYLAALLLSLSCMLLLDWRFRLFFWRDAVSAAAVTAVGLVFFLLWDVAGIANGIFFRGEGAIASGLLLAPELPIEEPVFLVFLVVCTMVIYTGSARVISRRRARRRDEAEAS, from the coding sequence ATGGGCGTCGTGTATCTGGCGGCCCTCCTCCTGTCGCTGAGCTGCATGCTGCTGCTGGATTGGCGGTTCCGCCTCTTCTTCTGGCGCGACGCGGTGTCGGCCGCGGCCGTCACGGCCGTCGGCCTCGTCTTCTTCCTGCTCTGGGACGTGGCGGGCATCGCCAACGGAATCTTCTTCCGGGGCGAGGGCGCGATCGCGTCGGGTCTGCTCCTGGCCCCCGAGCTTCCCATCGAGGAACCCGTGTTCCTGGTGTTCCTCGTGGTGTGCACCATGGTGATCTACACCGGATCCGCCCGGGTCATCTCCCGACGCCGAGCGCGGCGGCGCGACGAGGCGGAGGCATCATGA
- a CDS encoding lycopene cyclase domain-containing protein, whose product MTYLQLSACFVAVATLGGIGLALASRTRGPRPLAVLLTVVMLFVLTAAFDTAMIASGLFHYAQDPLLGVHVGLAPIEDFAYPLAGALLLPALWTAMRARRRAHDRRPIDEETSR is encoded by the coding sequence ATGACCTACCTCCAGCTCTCCGCCTGCTTCGTGGCTGTCGCCACGTTGGGCGGAATCGGGCTCGCGCTCGCCTCCCGCACGCGCGGCCCGCGCCCGCTCGCCGTGCTGCTGACCGTGGTCATGCTGTTCGTGCTCACCGCGGCGTTCGATACCGCGATGATCGCGAGCGGCCTGTTCCACTATGCGCAGGACCCGCTGCTCGGCGTGCACGTCGGCCTGGCTCCGATCGAGGACTTCGCCTATCCGCTCGCGGGGGCGCTGCTCCTCCCGGCCCTGTGGACCGCAATGCGTGCCCGGCGGCGGGCGCACGATCGTCGACCGATCGATGAGGAGACTTCACGATGA
- a CDS encoding prenyltransferase, whose amino-acid sequence MSTAAAPPSSIGRDIAQIILSSRPISWINTAFPFAAAYLLSTREIDLTFVIGTLYFLIPYNLAMYGINDVFDYASDLANPRKGGIEGALLAPRIHRATLWTAAATNIPFLVYLVVVGNPASWLWLTVSVFAVIAYSAPVLRFKERPFLDSVTSSTHFVSPAIVGLALAEAPVTVGAAITLGAFFLWGMAAHAFGAVQDIGPDREAGISSIATVIGARATVRLSVSLWVIAGAAMLLTPWPGTLAAALALPYIVNAAPWWNVTDETSASTNRAWRRFIALNYFAGFLATMILILAWIS is encoded by the coding sequence ATGAGCACCGCCGCAGCTCCGCCGAGCAGCATCGGACGAGACATCGCCCAGATCATCCTGTCGTCGCGTCCGATCAGCTGGATCAACACCGCCTTCCCCTTCGCCGCCGCCTACCTCCTCAGCACCCGCGAGATCGATCTGACATTCGTGATCGGCACGCTGTACTTCCTGATCCCCTACAACCTCGCGATGTACGGGATCAACGATGTCTTCGACTACGCCTCCGATCTGGCGAACCCGCGCAAGGGCGGCATCGAAGGGGCTCTCCTCGCCCCTCGCATCCATCGAGCGACGCTGTGGACGGCCGCGGCGACCAACATCCCTTTCCTGGTCTACCTCGTCGTGGTGGGAAACCCGGCGTCGTGGCTCTGGCTGACGGTCAGCGTGTTCGCGGTCATCGCCTACTCCGCGCCTGTCCTCCGATTCAAGGAGCGCCCGTTCCTGGATTCCGTCACCTCCAGTACGCACTTCGTGAGCCCCGCCATCGTCGGGCTCGCCCTGGCCGAGGCGCCCGTGACCGTCGGCGCGGCGATCACGCTCGGCGCCTTCTTCCTGTGGGGCATGGCCGCCCACGCCTTCGGAGCTGTGCAGGACATCGGCCCTGACCGGGAAGCCGGGATCTCGTCTATCGCGACGGTCATCGGCGCACGCGCGACGGTGCGACTGTCGGTGTCGCTGTGGGTGATCGCGGGGGCGGCGATGCTGCTGACCCCCTGGCCGGGCACGCTCGCCGCCGCCCTCGCGCTGCCCTACATCGTCAACGCGGCGCCGTGGTGGAACGTGACCGACGAGACCTCCGCCTCCACGAACCGCGCCTGGCGACGTTTCATCGCCCTGAACTACTTCGCCGGCTTCCTCGCGACGATGATCCTCATCCTCGCCTGGATCTCCTGA
- a CDS encoding MMPL family transporter, which translates to MSRPDATPTPPARERSRRHSWARIFLPVALILVWLVGASLGGPLFGKVDEVSSNEQTTYLPESADATQVQKLLGEFNDSDSIPAIAVFTSDDALTASEIDAISDAVANAPKVEGVGDEVSPALPSDDGQAVQAFIPIDADAELADVTTALGEELRDAVPDGVTVYITGPAGFSADLVAGFAGIDGLLLGVALLAVLVILVLVYRSFLLPLVVLSTSLFALCVALLVVWRLAKFEVLLLSGQTQGILFILVIGAATDYALLFVARFREELRVAQDKGTAVMAAWKGSVEPIVASGGTVIAGLLCLLLSDLKSNSTLGPVAAIGIVFAMLSALTLLPSLLLLFGRAVFWPRRPRFEPEVVAAEHGMRTTGLWARLAGLIKRRPRVIWIVTTLVLLAGAAGITQLDADGVPQSDLVLGASEARDGQVALGEHFPGGSGSPVYVVVKEDRLQDAADVLLANDGVDGVSVTAADSPSGSAPVTEDGISAIGAPGTPAPEPTTVDGEVLLQGTLTDAADSAAAASTVRELRGELDGMGALVGGVTATSIDTNDASIHDRNLIIPVILVVIMFILMLLLRSILAPVLLILTTVLSFGTAMGVSALVFNGIFAFPGADPAVPLFGFVFLVALGIDYNIFLMTRVREESKAHGTREGILRGLSITGGVITSAGLVLAATFAALSVIPILFLVQLAFIVAFGVLLDTFVVRSLLVPALTYDIGKAIWWPSKLWRRGED; encoded by the coding sequence ATGTCCCGCCCCGATGCCACGCCGACCCCGCCCGCGAGGGAGCGTTCACGACGACACTCCTGGGCGCGGATCTTCCTCCCTGTGGCGCTGATCCTCGTCTGGCTGGTGGGTGCCTCACTCGGAGGGCCCCTGTTCGGCAAGGTCGACGAGGTGTCCTCCAACGAGCAGACGACCTACCTCCCCGAATCGGCGGATGCCACCCAGGTGCAGAAGCTTCTCGGGGAGTTCAACGACAGCGACTCCATCCCGGCGATCGCCGTGTTCACGTCCGACGACGCGCTCACGGCGTCGGAGATCGACGCGATCTCCGACGCCGTCGCGAATGCGCCGAAGGTGGAAGGCGTCGGCGACGAGGTCTCTCCGGCGCTCCCCTCCGATGACGGGCAGGCGGTGCAGGCGTTCATCCCGATCGACGCCGATGCCGAGCTCGCGGACGTGACGACGGCTCTCGGCGAGGAACTGCGCGACGCGGTCCCCGACGGGGTCACCGTGTACATCACAGGACCCGCTGGCTTCAGCGCCGACCTGGTGGCCGGTTTCGCCGGCATCGACGGGCTGCTCCTCGGCGTCGCCCTCCTCGCGGTCCTCGTCATCCTGGTGCTGGTCTACCGATCGTTCCTCCTGCCACTCGTCGTGCTGTCGACGAGCCTGTTCGCCCTCTGCGTCGCTCTGCTCGTGGTGTGGCGGCTGGCGAAGTTCGAGGTGCTGCTGCTCAGCGGTCAGACACAGGGGATCCTCTTCATCCTCGTGATCGGCGCCGCCACCGATTACGCGCTGCTGTTCGTCGCGCGTTTCCGAGAGGAACTGCGCGTCGCGCAGGACAAGGGAACGGCGGTCATGGCGGCATGGAAGGGCTCGGTCGAACCGATCGTCGCGTCGGGCGGCACCGTGATCGCCGGACTCCTCTGTCTGCTGCTCAGCGATCTGAAGTCGAACAGCACCCTGGGGCCGGTCGCGGCGATCGGCATCGTGTTCGCGATGCTCTCGGCTCTCACCCTGTTGCCGTCGCTGCTGCTGCTCTTCGGCCGCGCGGTGTTCTGGCCGCGACGCCCCCGCTTCGAACCGGAGGTCGTCGCGGCCGAGCACGGTATGCGCACGACGGGCCTGTGGGCACGTCTCGCCGGCCTCATCAAGCGCCGTCCACGGGTGATCTGGATCGTGACGACGCTCGTGCTCCTGGCTGGGGCGGCGGGCATCACCCAGCTCGACGCCGATGGCGTGCCGCAGTCCGACCTGGTGCTCGGCGCGTCGGAGGCCCGCGACGGACAGGTCGCGCTCGGCGAGCACTTCCCCGGTGGATCCGGAAGCCCCGTATACGTGGTGGTGAAGGAGGATCGGCTGCAGGATGCGGCTGACGTCCTGCTCGCGAACGACGGTGTCGACGGGGTCTCCGTGACGGCCGCCGACTCGCCCAGCGGCAGCGCCCCCGTCACCGAGGACGGCATCTCGGCGATCGGAGCACCCGGCACGCCCGCACCCGAGCCGACGACGGTCGACGGAGAGGTGCTCCTGCAGGGCACCCTGACCGATGCCGCCGACTCCGCCGCCGCCGCGTCGACCGTGCGCGAGCTGCGTGGCGAACTCGACGGCATGGGCGCGCTCGTAGGCGGTGTCACGGCCACGTCGATCGACACGAACGATGCATCGATCCACGACCGGAACCTCATCATCCCGGTGATCCTCGTGGTGATCATGTTCATCCTGATGCTGCTGCTGCGGTCGATCCTCGCGCCGGTGCTGCTGATCCTCACGACGGTGCTTTCCTTCGGCACGGCGATGGGGGTCTCCGCCCTCGTCTTCAACGGGATCTTCGCGTTCCCTGGCGCCGACCCCGCGGTTCCGCTCTTCGGGTTCGTGTTCCTCGTCGCGCTCGGCATCGACTACAACATCTTCCTCATGACGCGCGTCCGTGAGGAATCGAAGGCGCACGGGACTCGGGAGGGCATCCTGCGTGGGCTCTCGATCACGGGCGGGGTGATCACCTCGGCGGGTCTCGTCCTCGCCGCGACCTTCGCCGCACTGTCGGTGATCCCGATCCTCTTCCTCGTGCAGCTGGCCTTCATCGTGGCCTTCGGCGTGCTCCTCGACACCTTCGTCGTCCGCTCGCTGCTGGTTCCCGCCCTGACCTACGACATCGGCAAAGCCATCTGGTGGCCGTCGAAGCTGTGGCGGCGCGGAGAGGACTGA
- a CDS encoding HNH endonuclease, protein MRTLVLNAGYEPLAIVSFKRALVLVMNDKATVIERVEEDPVWGTHGVYDRPAVIILARYVRVPTSRRVPVTRRGVLRRDNHRCGYCGKAASTIDHVLPRSRGGADSWENLVACCLRCNNVKSDRTPQEMRWQLRFTPRPPHGTAWTVRGTERSDPRWEPYLALAA, encoded by the coding sequence ATGCGCACACTGGTCCTGAATGCCGGATACGAACCGCTCGCGATCGTGTCGTTCAAACGAGCCCTGGTGCTGGTGATGAACGACAAGGCGACCGTGATCGAACGCGTGGAGGAAGACCCCGTCTGGGGCACCCACGGCGTCTACGATCGCCCGGCGGTCATCATCCTGGCGCGTTATGTGCGGGTTCCGACGAGCAGGCGCGTGCCGGTCACGCGTCGCGGTGTGCTGCGCCGCGATAACCACCGCTGCGGTTACTGCGGCAAGGCGGCGTCGACGATCGATCACGTGCTGCCGCGTTCGCGCGGGGGAGCGGACTCCTGGGAGAACCTCGTCGCCTGCTGCCTCCGCTGCAACAACGTCAAGAGCGATCGCACACCGCAGGAGATGCGCTGGCAGTTGCGCTTCACTCCGCGTCCTCCGCACGGCACCGCCTGGACGGTGCGGGGGACCGAACGCAGCGATCCACGGTGGGAGCCCTACCTGGCGCTCGCCGCCTGA
- a CDS encoding M23 family metallopeptidase — MSARKAVKPLRSIAIFGAVGALVAGIALPAFASSKPSEAAPTTVQQLAAVDAQSLVVASQATAAPLARGTFSATTPEEIAKKKAEEAAAARAAAAAASTASTSSRFNTAGYALTSPGSGEVRYPLPMGSWNVSRTVGGGHNGADMLAPAGTPIYAAAAGVVRASAESIGGYGVAVMLDSVVGGQRLQTTYGHMLYGSRQVQVGQTVSAGQLIGYVGSTGRSTANHLHFEVWINGGLVEPMSWLSVNAG, encoded by the coding sequence GTGAGTGCTCGCAAGGCCGTCAAGCCACTCCGATCCATCGCCATCTTCGGGGCCGTCGGCGCACTCGTCGCCGGCATCGCCCTGCCCGCTTTCGCCTCGTCGAAGCCGAGCGAGGCTGCGCCGACGACCGTGCAGCAGCTTGCTGCCGTCGACGCACAGTCGCTCGTCGTCGCCTCCCAGGCCACCGCGGCGCCGCTCGCTCGCGGCACGTTCAGTGCGACGACTCCCGAGGAGATCGCGAAGAAGAAGGCAGAAGAGGCTGCTGCCGCCCGTGCCGCTGCCGCTGCCGCTTCCACCGCATCGACTTCCTCCCGCTTCAACACCGCGGGCTACGCGCTCACGTCGCCGGGATCGGGTGAGGTGCGCTATCCGCTTCCGATGGGATCGTGGAACGTCAGCCGTACCGTGGGCGGTGGGCACAACGGTGCCGACATGCTCGCCCCGGCCGGCACCCCGATCTACGCGGCTGCCGCCGGTGTGGTCCGCGCCTCCGCCGAGAGCATCGGCGGCTACGGCGTGGCCGTGATGCTCGACAGCGTCGTGGGTGGTCAGCGTCTGCAGACCACGTACGGCCACATGCTCTATGGTTCGCGTCAGGTACAGGTCGGCCAGACGGTCTCCGCCGGACAGCTGATCGGCTACGTCGGCAGCACCGGTCGCTCGACCGCGAACCACCTCCACTTCGAGGTCTGGATCAACGGCGGACTCGTCGAGCCGATGTCCTGGCTCTCCGTCAACGCCGGCTGA
- a CDS encoding metal-dependent transcriptional regulator, whose amino-acid sequence MTDLIDTTEMYLRTILELEEENIVPLRARISERLGHSGPTVSQTVGRMERDGLVIVSEDRTLELTDAGRRKAVDVMRKHRLAERLLSDVIGLDWAFVHEEACRWEHVMSEQVERRLVELLGHPTESPYGNPIPGLDQLGDVPARTFDEGVIGLVQRLNAAGEPVEGTVRRLAEPAQVDPELLEQLRDAGVVPGAHGDFRFSEGYVLIQMDGKEDGLELPVELASHIFLVGEPA is encoded by the coding sequence ATGACCGACCTGATCGACACCACGGAGATGTACCTCCGCACCATCCTCGAACTCGAGGAGGAGAACATCGTGCCGCTGCGCGCGCGCATCTCCGAGCGCCTCGGCCACTCGGGGCCGACCGTGTCGCAGACCGTCGGTCGGATGGAGCGCGACGGGCTCGTCATCGTCTCGGAAGACCGCACGCTCGAGCTCACCGACGCCGGCCGTCGCAAGGCGGTCGACGTGATGCGCAAGCACCGTCTCGCCGAGCGTCTGCTCTCCGATGTGATCGGACTCGACTGGGCGTTCGTGCATGAAGAGGCCTGCCGGTGGGAGCACGTGATGAGCGAGCAGGTGGAACGTCGCCTGGTAGAGCTGCTCGGACACCCGACGGAATCGCCGTACGGCAACCCGATCCCCGGTCTCGACCAGCTCGGCGACGTGCCGGCGCGCACCTTCGACGAGGGGGTCATCGGTCTCGTCCAGCGTCTCAATGCGGCGGGGGAACCGGTCGAGGGCACGGTCCGTCGTCTCGCCGAGCCCGCGCAGGTCGATCCCGAGCTTCTCGAGCAGCTGCGCGATGCGGGAGTCGTTCCCGGAGCGCACGGCGACTTCCGCTTCAGCGAGGGTTACGTGCTCATCCAGATGGACGGCAAGGAAGACGGCCTCGAGCTCCCGGTGGAGCTGGCATCGCACATCTTCCTGGTGGGCGAACCGGCCTGA
- the serC gene encoding phosphoserine transaminase produces MAIEIPRDLLPIDGRFGCGPSKVRPAQLEALVTSGASILGTSHRQAPVKNLVGSIREQLAALFRIPEGYEIILGNGGSTAFWDAAAFGLIEQRSQNLVFGEFGGKFAASAGAPWLEAPDVRKAEPGSLTVAEVVEGVDVYAWPHNETSTGVAAPIQRIAADGALTVIDATSAAGGIDFDAAQADVYYFAPQKNLGSDGGLWFAAVSPAAVERIERIAASGRYIPEFLSLKNAVDNSRLNQTLNTPALTTLHLLDNQLRWILDNGGLGWAAARTSESSSVLYDWAEASSVATPFVTDASHRSPVVATIDFDDSIDAAAIAKALRANGIVDTEPYRKLGRNQLRVATFVSIEPDDVRQLTRSIEYVLENLGA; encoded by the coding sequence ATGGCGATCGAGATTCCCCGTGACCTCCTGCCCATCGACGGCCGCTTCGGCTGCGGTCCCTCGAAGGTGCGCCCTGCGCAGCTCGAGGCGCTGGTCACGTCGGGAGCCTCGATCCTGGGGACATCCCATCGACAGGCGCCCGTGAAGAACCTCGTCGGCAGCATCCGCGAGCAGCTCGCCGCTCTGTTCCGCATTCCCGAGGGATACGAGATCATCCTGGGCAACGGCGGATCGACGGCCTTCTGGGACGCTGCGGCCTTCGGCCTCATCGAGCAGCGCAGCCAGAACCTCGTCTTCGGCGAGTTCGGCGGGAAGTTCGCCGCTTCCGCAGGCGCCCCCTGGCTCGAGGCGCCCGATGTGCGCAAGGCCGAGCCCGGTTCGCTCACCGTCGCCGAGGTCGTGGAGGGCGTGGATGTGTACGCCTGGCCGCACAACGAGACCTCGACCGGCGTCGCCGCTCCGATCCAGCGCATCGCCGCCGACGGCGCCCTGACCGTCATCGATGCGACGAGTGCCGCGGGAGGCATCGACTTCGACGCCGCTCAGGCCGACGTGTACTACTTCGCGCCGCAGAAGAACCTCGGCTCCGACGGCGGCCTGTGGTTCGCCGCGGTCTCGCCGGCTGCCGTCGAGCGCATCGAGCGCATCGCGGCATCGGGTCGCTACATCCCGGAGTTCCTGAGCCTGAAGAACGCGGTCGACAACTCGCGCCTCAACCAGACGCTGAACACCCCCGCGCTCACGACCCTGCACCTCCTCGACAACCAGCTCCGCTGGATCCTCGACAACGGCGGGCTCGGCTGGGCGGCCGCACGCACCTCCGAGTCGTCTTCGGTTCTGTACGACTGGGCCGAGGCGTCTTCGGTCGCCACGCCCTTCGTCACGGACGCGTCGCACCGCTCCCCCGTGGTCGCGACGATCGACTTCGACGACAGCATCGACGCCGCGGCGATCGCCAAGGCCCTCCGCGCCAACGGCATCGTCGACACGGAGCCGTATCGGAAGCTCGGGCGCAACCAGCTGCGGGTGGCGACGTTCGTCTCGATCGAGCCGGATGACGTGCGCCAACTGACCCGATCGATCGAGTATGTCCTGGAGAACCTGGGCGCCTGA
- a CDS encoding DUF3027 domain-containing protein has translation MTSKPDADARLLDAHDLALAALAEITPASTVGPAAGYLAEDDGSVSLRFENRLAGYPGWYWTVTVARVEGEEPTVLEVELLPGDGALLAPEWVPWAERLAEYRAHQVELAEAAAAAGGDAVGEVALDADEDGVLEDDDLDDDDDDDDDDGEADILHAGDLDGVDIDELDEGAADDEESEDEESEEEESDDDADALDEDAGEVDEEE, from the coding sequence ATGACCTCGAAGCCTGACGCCGACGCGCGTCTCCTCGACGCCCATGATCTCGCGCTGGCCGCGCTGGCCGAGATCACTCCGGCGTCCACCGTCGGCCCCGCCGCCGGATATCTCGCCGAGGACGACGGGTCGGTGTCGCTGCGCTTCGAGAACCGGCTCGCCGGCTACCCGGGGTGGTACTGGACGGTGACCGTCGCTCGCGTCGAAGGCGAGGAACCGACGGTACTCGAGGTCGAGCTCCTTCCCGGTGACGGCGCTCTCCTGGCCCCGGAGTGGGTGCCGTGGGCCGAGCGTCTCGCCGAGTACCGCGCGCATCAGGTCGAACTCGCCGAGGCGGCCGCCGCCGCCGGGGGCGACGCGGTCGGCGAGGTAGCGCTCGACGCCGACGAGGACGGTGTCCTCGAGGACGACGACCTCGACGATGACGATGACGATGACGATGACGACGGTGAGGCCGACATCCTGCACGCCGGCGACCTGGACGGCGTCGATATCGACGAACTCGATGAGGGCGCCGCCGACGACGAAGAGTCGGAAGACGAAGAGTCGGAAGAAGAAGAGTCCGACGACGACGCCGACGCCCTCGATGAGGACGCCGGCGAGGTCGACGAGGAGGAGTGA
- a CDS encoding cold shock domain-containing protein produces MPTGKVRFYDEDKGFGFIASDDGQDVFLHASAMPAGTAVKAGARVEFGVADGKRGLQALSVRVLEAPPSLSKAKRKPADDMAIIVEDLVKLLDGIGGDLRRGRYPSSAQGRKIAAVLRKVADDLEA; encoded by the coding sequence ATGCCCACCGGCAAGGTCAGGTTCTACGACGAAGACAAGGGTTTCGGCTTCATCGCCAGCGATGACGGCCAGGACGTCTTCCTGCACGCCTCCGCGATGCCTGCCGGCACCGCGGTGAAGGCCGGTGCGCGCGTGGAGTTCGGCGTGGCCGACGGCAAGCGCGGGCTGCAGGCGCTGTCGGTACGTGTGCTCGAAGCGCCGCCCAGCCTCTCGAAGGCCAAGCGCAAGCCGGCTGACGACATGGCCATCATCGTCGAGGACCTCGTGAAGCTCCTCGACGGCATCGGCGGGGATCTGCGCCGTGGACGCTACCCCTCCTCCGCTCAGGGTCGCAAGATCGCGGCCGTCCTGCGCAAGGTCGCTGATGACCTCGAAGCCTGA